In Pseudoalteromonas xiamenensis, the following are encoded in one genomic region:
- the rmf gene encoding ribosome modulation factor, with amino-acid sequence MKRQKRDRLERAFSQGFKAGLQGRSKELCPYQQIEARSEWLGGWREAIDSRNIFKT; translated from the coding sequence ATGAAGAGACAGAAAAGAGACCGTTTAGAAAGAGCATTTTCACAAGGTTTTAAAGCTGGGTTACAAGGGCGGTCTAAGGAACTTTGCCCATACCAACAAATTGAGGCCCGCTCCGAGTGGCTGGGTGGTTGGCGTGAAGCAATTGATAGTCGAAACATTTTCAAAACGTGA
- the crcB gene encoding fluoride efflux transporter CrcB, producing the protein MLQTYLTIAVGGASGACLRYFISEITIKLLGKGFPFGTLLVNILGSFLMGILVGLLEKQVVSVSPTKTLIGIGFLGALTTFSTFSMDSLLLLQQGQFFKMALNIVLNVSVCITVAWLGLTLIVQKG; encoded by the coding sequence ATGCTTCAAACGTATTTAACGATAGCGGTTGGTGGGGCATCTGGAGCCTGCCTTCGTTATTTTATTAGTGAAATTACGATTAAACTGCTTGGTAAGGGATTCCCTTTTGGCACGTTGCTGGTTAATATTCTTGGTTCGTTTCTAATGGGAATACTCGTTGGATTGCTCGAGAAACAAGTCGTTTCCGTAAGCCCAACGAAAACGCTAATAGGAATCGGATTTTTAGGAGCGTTGACGACTTTTTCGACGTTCTCAATGGACTCACTGTTGCTGCTTCAGCAGGGACAGTTTTTTAAAATGGCGCTAAACATCGTATTAAATGTCAGTGTTTGCATCACTGTTGCGTGGTTAGGGCTGACTCTCATAGTGCAAAAAGGTTAA
- the serS gene encoding serine--tRNA ligase, whose protein sequence is MLDSRFLRQDIAEAQEKLAKRGFELDVVAINELEEKRKALQTRTQELQSERNSRSKAIGQAKAKGEDVQPLLDAVAHLGDELDAAKTEQDKILKQLEDISATLPNLPADDVPVGKDESENVEVLKWGEPRQFDFEVKDHVDIGEGLNKGLDFETGVKLSGARFSVMRAGVARMHRALVQFMLDTHTQENGYTEMYVPYLVNKDSLFGTGQLPKFAEDLFHTKALSEDEDGFSLIPTAEVPLTNTARDVIFNEQELPLKLTAHTPCFRSEAGSYGRDTRGLIRQHQFDKVELVQLVKPEDSMAALEELTGHAEQILQALELPYRKVVLCTGDMGFGATKTYDLEVWLPAQNTYREISSCSNMWDFQARRMQARFRRQSEKKPELLHTLNGSGLAVGRTLVAILENYQQADGSVIVPTVLRPYMNGLEVLSK, encoded by the coding sequence ATGTTAGATTCAAGATTTTTAAGACAAGACATTGCTGAAGCACAAGAAAAATTGGCTAAACGCGGTTTTGAACTTGATGTAGTTGCAATTAACGAACTAGAAGAAAAGCGCAAAGCACTACAAACACGCACGCAAGAATTGCAAAGTGAGAGAAACTCCCGCTCCAAAGCGATAGGTCAAGCCAAAGCAAAAGGTGAAGATGTTCAACCATTATTGGACGCAGTAGCACACTTAGGTGATGAACTTGATGCGGCTAAGACTGAGCAAGATAAAATTCTTAAGCAACTTGAAGATATTTCTGCGACGTTACCAAACTTGCCTGCTGATGATGTACCAGTAGGTAAAGACGAAAGTGAAAACGTCGAAGTGTTAAAATGGGGCGAACCACGCCAGTTTGACTTTGAAGTGAAAGATCACGTTGATATCGGTGAAGGCCTAAATAAAGGACTTGATTTCGAGACAGGCGTGAAACTAAGTGGTGCTCGTTTTTCAGTTATGCGTGCAGGTGTTGCACGTATGCACCGTGCGCTTGTTCAATTTATGCTTGATACACACACACAGGAAAATGGTTACACGGAAATGTATGTTCCATACCTTGTGAATAAAGACAGCTTATTTGGAACAGGTCAGTTACCAAAGTTTGCAGAAGACCTATTCCACACAAAAGCGTTATCTGAAGATGAAGACGGTTTTAGCTTGATCCCAACCGCGGAAGTGCCATTAACAAATACAGCGCGAGACGTAATTTTTAACGAGCAAGAGCTACCACTTAAATTAACGGCTCACACACCGTGTTTCCGTAGCGAAGCGGGTAGTTATGGACGAGATACACGTGGCCTAATTCGTCAACATCAATTTGACAAAGTAGAACTTGTGCAGTTGGTTAAACCTGAAGATTCAATGGCTGCACTTGAAGAGCTTACAGGTCACGCTGAGCAAATTCTTCAAGCCTTAGAGCTTCCATACCGTAAAGTCGTTTTGTGTACTGGAGACATGGGTTTTGGCGCAACTAAAACATACGATTTAGAAGTTTGGTTACCAGCACAAAACACCTACCGTGAAATTTCATCGTGTTCTAACATGTGGGATTTCCAAGCTCGACGTATGCAAGCACGCTTCCGTCGTCAAAGCGAAAAGAAACCAGAATTACTTCACACATTGAATGGTTCGGGACTCGCTGTGGGCCGTACACTTGTTGCTATTTTAGAAAACTACCAGCAGGCAGACGGTTCAGTTATCGTACCTACGGTACTTCGACCTTACATGAACGGGCTTGAAGTGTTATCAAAATAA
- the fabA gene encoding 3-hydroxyacyl-[acyl-carrier-protein] dehydratase FabA, with product MEPKNSYSKEELIQCGNGEMFGEGNCRLPSDNMLMMDRIVEINDNGGEFGKGQIIAELDINPDLWFFACHFKGDPVMPGCLGLDAMWQLVGFFLGWSGGPGLGRALGVGEVKFTGQILPTSKKVTYRIDMKRVIKRKLFMGMADGTVEVDGRVIYEAKDLKVGLFQDTSAF from the coding sequence ATGGAACCTAAAAACAGCTATTCAAAAGAAGAACTTATCCAATGTGGTAACGGTGAAATGTTTGGTGAAGGCAACTGCCGCCTGCCAAGCGACAACATGCTTATGATGGATCGTATCGTTGAAATCAACGACAACGGTGGTGAATTTGGTAAAGGCCAAATTATTGCGGAATTAGATATTAATCCTGATCTTTGGTTTTTTGCATGCCATTTTAAAGGTGACCCTGTAATGCCTGGTTGTCTCGGTTTGGATGCGATGTGGCAGTTGGTTGGTTTCTTCTTAGGTTGGTCTGGTGGTCCAGGTCTCGGCCGTGCGTTAGGTGTAGGCGAAGTTAAGTTTACCGGCCAAATTCTACCGACATCAAAGAAAGTAACTTACCGTATCGATATGAAACGTGTTATCAAGCGTAAACTATTTATGGGCATGGCTGACGGTACGGTTGAAGTTGATGGACGTGTTATCTATGAAGCGAAAGATTTAAAAGTAGGTCTTTTCCAAGATACTAGCGCGTTTTAA